AGTGCGCCGTGTTGGCCGATCGCAAGCCCTGCCGGGCAACCTCGACGACACCACCGTGATCACGGTGATGCAGTGATCAGTGCAACCAGCTGATCTCTGTGCCAGCCGTCCAGCAGAGCCAACAACACCAACACCCGTGCTTTCTGGGGGTTGAGGCTTCCTGCTGGCAGCAGCCCAAGTTGTTCATCTTCAGGATGGAGGTGCACGGGTCCAGACCCACAGCGGTTGGCCCGGAGCATCAACGGCCGCGTTCCTTGGCACGCCTGAAGAGCTGAACGCTCAGCCTCCGACAATTGACCCGCTCCAGTGCCAGTGAACACGAGGCCCTCAACACCAGCGTTGATGCATGCGGTGAGCATGAGCGGCTCGGGCTCCACACACCCGTAAAGGATCGGCACCTGGGGCCATTGCTCCGGTAAAGCGAGCCCAGCGAAGGGCACCTGCCGGGATCCGCTCGCCGTTGGCAGGTGAACGCCGACGTCATCCACCCAGCCCAACGGCCCGCTGCCGGGACTGGCAAAGGCACCGACCCCCTGGGTGGCCACCTTGGTGACCCGCTCGGCGCCATGGATCTGGCCATCCATCACCACCAGCACGCCATGGCCGCGGGCTTCAAGGCTCAAGGCCACCTGCACCGCCTGCAACAGATTCAATGGCCCATCGGCGCTGAGGGCTGTGGCCGGCCGCATTGCTCCCACCAACACCACCGGCCGGGGATCGTCGATCAACAGCTGCAACAACCAGGCGGTTTCCTCCAACGTGTTGGTGCCATGGGTGATCACCACCCCGGCCAGCTCGGGGTCCGCCGCAAAGGCATCACGAATGCGCCCCACCAAAGCGCGCCAGTGCTCAAAGCGCAGGTCGGCACTGTCGACATTGGCGACCTGCTCAACGCTGATCGCCGCCAGGCCCTGCAGCTGCGGCACCGCCGCGAGCAGGGCATCTCCCTCCAGCACGCCCGCGGTGTAGTCGTTCAGCGTTGAACTGTCGTCGGCACAGCCGGCGATGGTGCCGCCGGTGGCCAGCAGCAGCAGGCGGTTCATTGCTCCAGGGGGAGGAACGCTTCCAAGAAGCGCTGCATCTGGCTGGTGGTGCCGATGCTCACCCGAAAACAACCATCAATCAGCGGCTTGCCGGCCATCGAACGCACCAGGATTCCGGCCTGCCGCAGCACCGCATCCACCTCCGCCACCGGGCGTTGGGGCCAGATCAGCAGATAGTTTCCGCCATCGCAGTGGTGGCGCACGCCAGCGTCCCGCAGCCCCTGCAAGGTCCACTCACGAGCCCGGAGCACCTCGGCCACATAGGCGTCCACATACGACTGATCCGCCAGAGCCGCGAACGCCGCGGCCACGGCCACGCTATTGACGTCGTAGGGCCCCGTGACACGGCTCACCCGATCGACCACATCGGCATGGCCAATGGCAAAGCCAATACGCAAGCCCGCCAGACCGGCCGTTTTGGCCAGGGAGCGGAACACCAGCAGGTTCGGTGTGGCCGTGAAATCAGCGCTCGGCAGCACGCTGTCCCCGGTGAAGGCCTCGTAGAGCTCATCCACCACCACCAACGTGCTTGGAGCAGCAGCCGCCAGGGCAATCACCTCTTCTGCCGCCAAGCGCGTGCCGGTGGGATTGTTCGGATTACAGATCAGCAGCAACCGCGGCGCTTGGGCCTCCAACGCTTGCTGAATGGCGGCCAGGGGAAAGTCGAACGTCTCGCCTTGGTAGGGGATCGCCTCGATCGTCATGCCCTGCATCCCAGCGCAGGGGCTGTAGTAACCAAAGGTGGGCGCTGTCGTCAGCAACGTCTCACCGGCATCGCCATAAGCCTGAAACACGGCATGAATGGCAGCATCCACACCGTTGAACAGGCCCACCTGATCAGCCTTCAACTCCGGCCGGCATCCGGTCTCCACCAGGTTCTGGAGCAGCGCCTCCCGGAGGCCGTCGTACTCCGGATAAACAGCAATCTCCTCGGTGCTGAAGTGACGCAGCGCCTGGGCCACCAGAGGGCTGGGGCCGATCGTGTTCTCGTTGAAGTCCAGCCGCAGCATCTTGCGGCGGCCCTCCAACGGAGCGCTGTAGGCCTTGAGCTGCTCAACTGGAGCGCGGGCCGATGGAGCGCCACCGGGCGTGAACGGTTGGATGTTGTCGTTCACATGCGGTCCAGGGTGGCGATGCCCAGCAGTCCGAGCCCCAGTCTGAGGGTGTCAGCTGTCAAACGGCAGAGGGCGAGGCGGGATGCCAAAGCTTCAGGATCGGCCTTAAGCACCGGCACCTGGTCGTAGAAGCGGTTGAACACCTGGCTGAGCTCGAACAGGTAGCTGCACAAACGGTTGGGCAGCAGCTCCTCCTCCACCTCAGCGATCACGGCATCGAACTTGAGCAGCTCCCGCACCAGGGACCATTCCTGAGGCTCACTGAACTGCAGCTGCGCGGTGGTGGCCGCAAGGTCTCCCCCCTTGCGGGCGATGCCGGCAATGCGCACGACGGCATACAGGAGATAGGGCGCCGTGTTGCCCTGCAACGCCAGCATCCGATCGAAGGAGAACTGGTAGTTGGTGATTCGGTTCTGGCTCAGGTCGGCGTATTTCACTGCCGCCAAGCCAACAGTCCCTGCCACATGCTGGATGAACTCCTCCGACTCGCCGCGCTCCTCCTCCTTCAGGCGTGAGCGCAGATCAGTCTCGGCGCGCTCGACGGCTTCGTCGAGCAGATCCCGCAGACGCACCGTGTCGCCCGCGCGGGTTTTGAGTTTTTTGCCATCTTCCCCCTGCACCAGACCGAAGGGCACGTGCTCGAGGCGAGCGTCTTCAGGGATCCAGCCGGCCCGCTCGGCCACCTGGAACACCCCGGCAAAATGATTGGCCTGACCGGCATCGGTGACATACACCACGCGGCGTGCACCATCCCCCTCCGGAGCCGCACCAAAGCGGTAGCGGATCGCCGCCAGATCAGTGGTGGCGTAGTTGAAGCCGCCATCACTCTTCTGCACGATCACCGGGAGGGGCTTGCCGTCCTTGCCCTGAACACCCTCAAGGAACACACACTGAGCACCGTCATCGGTGACCAGCAGCTCAGCGTCCTTCAAGCCATCAATCACCGCAGCCAAAAATGGGTTGTAGAACGATTCGCCGCGCTCGGTCAGGCGAATGTCGAGCCTGTCGTAGATCTTCTGGAACTCACGCCGCGACTGATCGCAGAGCAAGCCCCAGGCCTTGAGCGACACCGGATCGCCCCCCTGCAGCTTCACCACCTCATCGCGGGAGGTGGACTGGAAGGCTTCATCGTCATCGAAGCGCTTCTTGGCCTCTCGGTAGAAGGCCACCAGGTCTCCCAGATCCACCGCATCGGCGGTCTCCAGTGCTTCCGGCGCCACCTGCTTGAGATGGGTAATCAACATGCCGAACTGGGTGCCCCAGTCGCCCACATGATTGAGGCGCAGCACGGGATGGCCACGGAACTCCAGCACCCGCGCCAGCGAATCGCCAATGATCGTGGAGCGCAGATGCCCCACATGCATCTCCTTGGCAATGTTGGGGCTCGAGAAGTCGACCACCACCGGCGCCTTGTTCGTCACCGCCGGTACGCCGAGCCGCTCGTCCCCCAGCCGCGCCGACACCTCCGCCGCCAGCCGCTCCGGGCGAATCGTGAGGTTGATGAAGCCAGGCCCGGCGATCTGAGGCTCCAGGCACAGTTCCGTAAAGGCCGTATCAGCCTGCAGCTGATCCACAATCGCCGTAGCTATCTGCCGTGGGGCCTGCTTCAGCGGCTTGGCCAGGGGCAGCGCACCGTTGGCTTGAAAGTCGCCAAATTCCGGCTTGCTCGCCGGTGCCAGCTGGGGATCCAGCACCGCGTCTGCCTCAGGGAAGGCCCGTTGCATCGCCGCCCGCAACTGGGCATCCAGGGACTGGGACAGGCTGAGCATGGGCGGTGCGTGGCCGGGGGAATCCGGCTCTGATCATCCCTCTTCAGGTGAAACGCATGCTCAGATCCAGCCAGCGGCTGCGGGTGACCGGCGCACTGGTGGAGATCAAATCAATACCGGTGGCGGCGTAGGCCTGCAGCTGTTCGGGCTGAATGCCCGAGGCCTCAAGCACCACCACACGGGTGCTGGAATCCCGCAGGCGCGGCACCAGGGCCGCGAGCTGCTCGGGGGTGAACTCATCAAGGAGCACTCCATTGGCGCCCGCCTGCACCGCTTCCAGCGCCTGGGCCTCCGTCTCCGCTTCCACAATCACAGCCGTGGGCCAGGGAGCCTGCTCACGCACGGCCGCGATGGCCGCCGTGATGCCCCCCGCCCAAGCGATGTGGTTCTCCTTGAGCATGGCCGCGTCATCGAGCCCCATGCGGTGGTTGATGCCACCACCGCAGCGCACGGCGTATTTCTCCAGCACGCGAAGCCCAGGGGTGGTCTTGCGGGTGTCGGCAAGACGCACACCCGTGCCCTGAAGTTGGGCCACCAGCTCAGCGGTGGCCGTGGCAATGCCCGACAACCGCATGGCCAGATTCAAGGCGGTGCGTTCTCCTGCCACCAAAGCCGTTGCAGGCCCCTGCAGCTCGAGCAGGCATTCGCCCTCAGCGACGGCGGCGCCGTCCTCCCGCAGCAAACGCACCCTCACCCCAGGATCAAGGCGCTGGAACAAGCGCTGCACCAACGGGCCACCGCAGAACCGCCCCGCCTGTTTGGCGACCCAATGGGCTTGACCCTGCTGGCCCTTCAACGCAGCAGCCGTCAGATCACCGCGACCGATGTCTTCCTCCAGCCAGGTCTCCAACGCAGCGATGAGTGCCGGGGATTGCCAGTCCAAACGGTTCCTGAAGTCCGATCCGTCTATTTTCCGATGCAGAAGCGCGAAAACACCCGATCCAGCACCGCTTCGGTGAGCTCTTCCCCGGTGATTTCCCCCAGGGATCGGATCGCCTCCCGCAGGTCGATGGTCCAGAAGTCCCAGGGCAGCTGCTGCGCTGCCACCTCTTGGCTGCGGGCCAGGGCCTCAGCCGCCCGCGCTGCCAGATCACGCTGACGTTGGTTCAGCGCCACCAACATGCCGTCGGTTCCTGCAGCACCACAACGATCGAGCAGGGCCTGCACCAGGGCCGCTTCACCCGTGCCCTCCAACGCGGACAGGTGAACATCCACCGGCTGGGGGAACGACCCGGCAGAGAGATCCGCCTTGTTGGCGACAAGAATCCTGGGAATCTGCTCCGGGATGCGCGCCAGCAAGGCTGCATCTTCGGCGGTCCAGCCCGCATGGCCATCCAGCACCAACAGCACCACATCAGCCGTGGCCAACGCTTCCTCGCTGCGGGCAATCCCCAGCTGCTCCACCGCATCATCGGTGCTGCGGATGCCGGCGGTGTCGAGCAGGGTGATCGGCACCCCCTCCAGAACGATCTCGCTCTCCAGCAGATCCCGGGTGGTGCCAGGCAGATCGGTCACGATGGCCCGCTCGCGGCGGCTCAGACGGTTGAGGAGGGAACTCTTGCCCACGTTGGGGCGACCCACCAGCGCCACCCGCAGGCCCTGGCGCAGGGCATCGCCCCGCTCTCCATCGCGCACTAGCTGCTCAAGCTCGACACGCACAGCTTGCAGCTGCTGCAGCAATGCATCGCCATCCAAGGGTGGCAGGTCCTCCTCGAAATCCACCCGAGCCTCCAGCTCGGTGAGCTGGTCCAACAGCCGTTCCCGCAGACCTGTGATCTGGACTTGGATCCCGCCATCAAGGCCAGCCATCGCCAACTCGGCCGCCCGGCGGCTGCGGGCCGCCACCAGCTCACTCACCGCCTCGGCGCGGGTGAGGTCGAGCCGACCGTTGAGCACCGCCCGTTGGCTGAACTCGCCAGGCAAGGCCCGACGGACTCCCGGCTGCCCCAGCACCTGTTCGAGCACCCGCTGAACAGCGATCACCCCGCCGTGGCAATGGATCTCCACCACGTCTTCGCCGGTGAAACTGCGGGGCCCACGCATCAGCACCAGCAGCACTTCATCGAGACGTTGGCCCTCTGCATTAATCACATGGCCGTAAAGCACCCGGTGAGAGCCCCACTCCTGCCGGCCCGGGCAGTGCACAACGTTGCGCCCCGCCGTTTCCGCAGCAGGCCCGGATAGACGAATCACGGCGATGCCGCCCTGGCCTGGAGCCACTGCAGTGGCCACCGCCGCAATCGTGTCGGTGCTGGGCACAGCCATCGCTGCTGGTGATCCATACCTAGGATCCAGCCGTCTTTCGCTGGGTTCATGCGCCGGTTGTTGCGCTTCAGTCGCATCCGGATGCGCCGCGGGGTCCTCTGGTTGTGGAGACAGGAAGGAACCCCGGGGCAAAGGGCCCGTGGCCTTGCCGCCGGCATGTTCTGCGGTTGCTACCCCTTTTTCGGGCTGCAGATCTTTCTCAGCGTGGGCGTTGCAACCCTGGTGCGTGGCAATCACCTGCTCGCCGCAGCTGGCACCTTGGTGAGCAACCCCCTCACCTATCTGCCCCTCTACTGGTTCAACTACCTGGTGGGCTGTCAGCTGCTGGGCCCTGGTCAGGCAGCCACGAACCTGGCGGAGCTCAATCGCAGCACCCTGTGGGCCCAGGGATGGGACTTCACCCAGCGCATCCTGCTCGGCTCCACCGTTGTGGGGATGGTGCTGGCGATCGCCAGCGGCTGGATGGCCTATCGACTGTTTCTGCGGCGTGAGGCACTTGCAGTCGTGAACAGGGGCCGCTAGCTCGTGCCCACCCGGGCAATCCCGATCACATCCGCCATCGAGCGGATCTGGTCCATGGTGCGGCTGAGCTGATCCGCACCATCCAACTCAACCCGCAGATCAATGCGGGCTGGCCGGCCCGATGCCGTGGTCACCCTGGCATCACTGACGTTGATAGCGCCATCGGAGAGGCGCATCAGGATGTCCTTGAGGATGCCAACGCGATCGATCACCTCGATCCGCAGCTGCACCGGGAAGCGCTGTTTCTCCCGTTCGGCGTGGGTGGTGTTCCAGCGCACAGGCAGACGCCGTTCCCGAGGAATCGTCTCCACGTTGGAGCAGTCCTGCCGGTGGATGGTGATGCCGTGATTGCCGAGGGCCACCGTGCCCACGATCAACTCGCCCGGCAGCGGGCTGCAACATCCACCGAGCCGGTAGTCCAAGCCCTCCAGCCCCAGGATCGCGCCTTCGCCTCCGGAACGGTCCTGCTCCACATCCCGCGATGGCACCAGAGCCATCGCCACCTCTTCGTTGCTGGGTGGGGCCTGCTGCTGTTCCGCCAGCAGACGCATCTCCTCCCGCAAACGGTTGAGCGCCTGCTGCAGCGTGACATCACCGAACCCCAGTGATGCCAGCAGATCCTCGGTGGTGGGCACATTGCAGCGTTGCGCCACCCGCTGCATTGCCTCACTGTTCAGCAGGGCATCGAAGCCATCACGCCCTAGCTCCCGCTCCAGCAGATCCTTGCCCCGTTCGATCGTTTCATCGCGGTGGCTGCGCTTGTACCACTGGCGAATACGGTTGCGCGCCGTCGGCGTGGCCACAAAGTTCAGCCAATCCAGGCTCGGGTGAGCTGTCTTGCTGGTGAGCACCTGAACGAAATCACCGTTCTGCAGCGGTGTGGCCAGAGGGCAGAGCCGATCATTGATTCGAGCGCCATGGCAGTGGTCGCCGACCTCGGAGTGGATGCGATAAGCGAAATCGACAGCCGTTGCCCCCTTGCGCAAACCGAGCAGATCACCCTTCGGGGTGAACACAAACACCTCTTCGTCAAACAGGTCTTCCTTGATTGATGAGAGGTAGTCGTTGTGATCGTCATTCCCGCCTTCCTGTTGCCAATCCACCAGCTGACGCAGCCAGTTGAAGCGCTCCGCATCACTGCTGCTGCTGGCCGGCGATCCTCCTTCCTTGTACTTCCAATGGGCCGCAATCCCGAATTCGGCCACATGGTGCATCTCAAGGGTGCGGATCTGCACTTCGATCGGGCGATGCCGACCGATCACCGCCGTATGGAGGGATTGGTAACCGTTGGGTTTCGGCAACCCGATGTAGTCCTTGAACCGGCCTGGAATCGGACGGAACGTGTCGTGAACCACCGCAAGCGCGCGGTAACAGCTCTCGACATTGGTGGTGAGAATCCGCAACGCCGCCACGTCGAAGATCTCGTTAAACTCTTTCTGCTGACGTTGCATCTTGCTCCAGATGCCATAGAGATGCTTGGGGCGACCCGTCACCTCGCAGTGCTCTAGGCCGGCCCGTTCCAGCCGTTCATTCAGCAGCCCCACCGTGACGCCGAGCCGTTCCTCCCTCTCGCTGCGCTTGGTCGCCACCTCCTCTTGAATCTCGCGGAAGGCCTCCGGTTCCAGCAATTTGAACGCCAGGTCCTCCAGCTCCCACTTGAAGCGGCCGATGCCGAGCCGGTTGGCGAGGGATGCATAGATCTCGCGTGTTTCGCGAGCGATCCGCTGGCGCTTCTCCTCCTTCAGGGCACCAAGGGTGCGCATGTTGTGCAACCGGTCCGCCAGCTTTACCAGCACCACGCGGATGTCACTGGCCATCGCCAGGAACATCCGCCGCAGATTCTCCGCCTGGGCTTCCGTGCGGTCGTTGAAATGAATTCCGCCGAGCTTGGTGACACCTTCCACCAGTTCACGCACCTCGGAACCGAAGTACTGCTCGATCTGATCCGGGGTGACGTCGGTGTCCTCGACCACGTCATGGAGGAACCCAGCGGCGATCACGGGGGCACTGGCGCCGATATCCCGCAACAGATCCGCTACGGCCACCGGATGAACGATGTAGGGGTCACCACTGGCCCGGAACTGTCCCTCGTGGAGCTGAAAACCGAAATCGAAGGCCGACACCAACAGTGCCTCGGCATCTCTTGGGCAGCTCTGGCCAATGCCCGGCAGCACATTGGCGATGCACTCCCTCAACCAGTCGGGCAGAGAGATGTCGTAGTCATCGGGATGGCGGATGGGATGGCGCCGGACTTCTGGCAACACACAAGCCACCGCAGCCGAACCAGTGCTGGTTCGAGGCTCGTTGGGTGTTGAGGCGGCGTTGAGCATCCGACCCAGAGGATTAATCCATGGTATTCAGTGCTGGACCCCCCGTCGTTCCTGCCGCACTGTTCATGGGCCGGCCTGTTCTGGAACTCGAACAACTGCGACTGCGCTATCCCGGCAGTGAGCACTGGACGCTGGATGGGCTGAACTTGAGGCTCGAGCCTGGGGAGACGCTGGCCTTGGTGGGGTCCTCAGGCTGCGGCAAAAGCACTGTGGCCCGGGCCGTGATGCAGCTGCTGCCGCGGGGAACCGTCTGTGAAGGACGGCTGGACTTAACCGGCCAGGATCCACGCCAGCTCAGGCGACCGCAGTTACGACAGCTGCGGGGCGAGGCCGTGGGTCTGGTGTTCCAGGACCCGATGACGCGGATGAATCCGCTGATGAGCGTGGGGGGACATCTGATCGACACCCTCAGGGCCCACCGCCCTGACACCAGTAACGCCGCCCACCATGAACGGGCCCGACAACTGCTGGAGCGGGTGGGCATCAGTGCCAACCGCTTCCGGGCCTACCCCCATGAGCTCAGCGGCGGCATGCGACAACGCCTGGCGATTGCTCTGGCGATTGCCCTGGAACCGCCGCTGCTGATCGCCGATGAACCCACCACCAGCCTGGATGTGGCTGTAGCAGGGCAGGTGATGGCCCAGCTCAGCGGTCTCTGCAAAGAGCTGGGCAGTGCCTTGCTGCTGATCAGCCATGACCTGGCCATGGCCGCCCGCTGGTGCGACCGCATGGCGATGCTCGACGGCGGACGCAAGGTGGAGGACGGCCCCAGCCGTCAGCTGCTCACCCGGCCGCAGTCGTCCGTGGGGCAACGCCTGGTCGCCTCAGCTCAGGCCCGAGAAGGTGGGAGGTCGCCGGCACGTCCTGACAACAGCAGCGTGCTGCAGGTGGAGGAACTGCGCTGCTGGCATGCCGTGGGTGGCACGCCCTGGTCTCCCATCTGGCTGAAAGCGGTGGATGGGGTGAGTTTCGAGCTCAGAGCCGGGGAAAGCCTTGGGGTTGTCGGAGCATCCGGCTGTGGCAAAAGCACCCTCTGCCGGGCCCTGATGGGACTCAATCCCATCCGCGGCGGACGGGTCGACTTGCTGGGCCAGGATCTGCTGAACCTGCGCGGAGAAGCGCTGCGGTTCGCCCGTCGAGCCCTCCAGATGGTGTTTCAGGACCCTCTGGCCTGCCTGAATCCCGCTCTACAGGTGGCGGATGCGATCGCCGATCCATTGTTGATCCATCGCCTCTGCTCGAAAGCTGCCGCCCGGGAGGAAGCCAGACGCCTGTTGGAACGGGTCGGGCTCAGCCCGGCAGAGCAGTTTCAGGAGCGCCTGCCGAAGCAGCTCTCCGGCGGTCAACAGCAGCGGGTGGCCATTGCGCGCGCCCTGGCGTTGCAACCCAAGGTGCTGATCTGCGACGAGAGCGTCAGCATGCTCGATGCGGAGGTGCAGGCAGATGTTCTCGCTCTGCTGCGGGAGCTGCAGCAAGAGCTAGGCCTCGCGATCATTTTCATCACCCATGACCTCTCCGTGGCCAGTGGCTTCTGTCACCGGGTGATGGTGCTGGATCAAGGAAAGGTTGTTGAAGAAGGGCCTGGGGACCGCATCTTCAGCGCCCCTCAGGCACAGATCAGCCAAACCCTCGTTGAAGCCTGTCCGCGGCTGCCCCGTTGAGCTCAGACGCCCTTCGGAAGGTCAACCACAATCAGTCTTCGACGCAGGGCATCAGGAAGAACCTCACGGCGCACCGAACGGATCAGTGCGGACAGCCAAGTCCTGCGGCAAAGAACCCGTATGACCATCGATCGGCCCATGGATGATGAGTCATCAAAGGGCGAATTCAGGCCTTGTCCAGCAGGCCACGGATCCGGTGGCCAGAGTTCACGCCGCACACCAACAAGCTTCTCCATCACCGGTCAACGCCGAGCCCTCACATCCGTTTCAATCACTGGCCTCTCAGCGCTGACGCTGATCTCAGCCGCTGAACGACTGCCAGGGAATGCTGACCCGGATCGTTGCCATCAGCCCGATGAAGCGCGCCGCCGCAACACACCCAGCAACTTCTCCATCACGGGGGGAAGGGGTGCCTCAAACACCATCCGCTCGCGGCTGATCGGATGATCCAGCCCCAGCTGCACAGCATGCAGCGCTTGGCCGGGCAATTCGATCGGCAATTTGCGACAGCGGCTGTAAGTGGGATCCCCCACAACGGGGTGATTCATATGGGCGCAGTGGACACGAATCTGATGCGTCCGTCCGGTGTCGAGCTTGAACCGCAACAAGGAGTAGTCCCCGAGACGCTCTACAAGAGTCCAGTGG
The Synechococcus sp. PROS-U-1 DNA segment above includes these coding regions:
- a CDS encoding asparaginase — its product is MNRLLLLATGGTIAGCADDSSTLNDYTAGVLEGDALLAAVPQLQGLAAISVEQVANVDSADLRFEHWRALVGRIRDAFAADPELAGVVITHGTNTLEETAWLLQLLIDDPRPVVLVGAMRPATALSADGPLNLLQAVQVALSLEARGHGVLVVMDGQIHGAERVTKVATQGVGAFASPGSGPLGWVDDVGVHLPTASGSRQVPFAGLALPEQWPQVPILYGCVEPEPLMLTACINAGVEGLVFTGTGAGQLSEAERSALQACQGTRPLMLRANRCGSGPVHLHPEDEQLGLLPAGSLNPQKARVLVLLALLDGWHRDQLVALITASP
- a CDS encoding ABC transporter ATP-binding protein, yielding MVFSAGPPVVPAALFMGRPVLELEQLRLRYPGSEHWTLDGLNLRLEPGETLALVGSSGCGKSTVARAVMQLLPRGTVCEGRLDLTGQDPRQLRRPQLRQLRGEAVGLVFQDPMTRMNPLMSVGGHLIDTLRAHRPDTSNAAHHERARQLLERVGISANRFRAYPHELSGGMRQRLAIALAIALEPPLLIADEPTTSLDVAVAGQVMAQLSGLCKELGSALLLISHDLAMAARWCDRMAMLDGGRKVEDGPSRQLLTRPQSSVGQRLVASAQAREGGRSPARPDNSSVLQVEELRCWHAVGGTPWSPIWLKAVDGVSFELRAGESLGVVGASGCGKSTLCRALMGLNPIRGGRVDLLGQDLLNLRGEALRFARRALQMVFQDPLACLNPALQVADAIADPLLIHRLCSKAAAREEARRLLERVGLSPAEQFQERLPKQLSGGQQQRVAIARALALQPKVLICDESVSMLDAEVQADVLALLRELQQELGLAIIFITHDLSVASGFCHRVMVLDQGKVVEEGPGDRIFSAPQAQISQTLVEACPRLPR
- a CDS encoding histidinol-phosphate transaminase — protein: MNDNIQPFTPGGAPSARAPVEQLKAYSAPLEGRRKMLRLDFNENTIGPSPLVAQALRHFSTEEIAVYPEYDGLREALLQNLVETGCRPELKADQVGLFNGVDAAIHAVFQAYGDAGETLLTTAPTFGYYSPCAGMQGMTIEAIPYQGETFDFPLAAIQQALEAQAPRLLLICNPNNPTGTRLAAEEVIALAAAAPSTLVVVDELYEAFTGDSVLPSADFTATPNLLVFRSLAKTAGLAGLRIGFAIGHADVVDRVSRVTGPYDVNSVAVAAAFAALADQSYVDAYVAEVLRAREWTLQGLRDAGVRHHCDGGNYLLIWPQRPVAEVDAVLRQAGILVRSMAGKPLIDGCFRVSIGTTSQMQRFLEAFLPLEQ
- the nadC gene encoding carboxylating nicotinate-nucleotide diphosphorylase, producing MDWQSPALIAALETWLEEDIGRGDLTAAALKGQQGQAHWVAKQAGRFCGGPLVQRLFQRLDPGVRVRLLREDGAAVAEGECLLELQGPATALVAGERTALNLAMRLSGIATATAELVAQLQGTGVRLADTRKTTPGLRVLEKYAVRCGGGINHRMGLDDAAMLKENHIAWAGGITAAIAAVREQAPWPTAVIVEAETEAQALEAVQAGANGVLLDEFTPEQLAALVPRLRDSSTRVVVLEASGIQPEQLQAYAATGIDLISTSAPVTRSRWLDLSMRFT
- a CDS encoding bifunctional (p)ppGpp synthetase/guanosine-3',5'-bis(diphosphate) 3'-pyrophosphohydrolase → MLNAASTPNEPRTSTGSAAVACVLPEVRRHPIRHPDDYDISLPDWLRECIANVLPGIGQSCPRDAEALLVSAFDFGFQLHEGQFRASGDPYIVHPVAVADLLRDIGASAPVIAAGFLHDVVEDTDVTPDQIEQYFGSEVRELVEGVTKLGGIHFNDRTEAQAENLRRMFLAMASDIRVVLVKLADRLHNMRTLGALKEEKRQRIARETREIYASLANRLGIGRFKWELEDLAFKLLEPEAFREIQEEVATKRSEREERLGVTVGLLNERLERAGLEHCEVTGRPKHLYGIWSKMQRQQKEFNEIFDVAALRILTTNVESCYRALAVVHDTFRPIPGRFKDYIGLPKPNGYQSLHTAVIGRHRPIEVQIRTLEMHHVAEFGIAAHWKYKEGGSPASSSSDAERFNWLRQLVDWQQEGGNDDHNDYLSSIKEDLFDEEVFVFTPKGDLLGLRKGATAVDFAYRIHSEVGDHCHGARINDRLCPLATPLQNGDFVQVLTSKTAHPSLDWLNFVATPTARNRIRQWYKRSHRDETIERGKDLLERELGRDGFDALLNSEAMQRVAQRCNVPTTEDLLASLGFGDVTLQQALNRLREEMRLLAEQQQAPPSNEEVAMALVPSRDVEQDRSGGEGAILGLEGLDYRLGGCCSPLPGELIVGTVALGNHGITIHRQDCSNVETIPRERRLPVRWNTTHAEREKQRFPVQLRIEVIDRVGILKDILMRLSDGAINVSDARVTTASGRPARIDLRVELDGADQLSRTMDQIRSMADVIGIARVGTS
- the argS gene encoding arginine--tRNA ligase, which gives rise to MLSLSQSLDAQLRAAMQRAFPEADAVLDPQLAPASKPEFGDFQANGALPLAKPLKQAPRQIATAIVDQLQADTAFTELCLEPQIAGPGFINLTIRPERLAAEVSARLGDERLGVPAVTNKAPVVVDFSSPNIAKEMHVGHLRSTIIGDSLARVLEFRGHPVLRLNHVGDWGTQFGMLITHLKQVAPEALETADAVDLGDLVAFYREAKKRFDDDEAFQSTSRDEVVKLQGGDPVSLKAWGLLCDQSRREFQKIYDRLDIRLTERGESFYNPFLAAVIDGLKDAELLVTDDGAQCVFLEGVQGKDGKPLPVIVQKSDGGFNYATTDLAAIRYRFGAAPEGDGARRVVYVTDAGQANHFAGVFQVAERAGWIPEDARLEHVPFGLVQGEDGKKLKTRAGDTVRLRDLLDEAVERAETDLRSRLKEEERGESEEFIQHVAGTVGLAAVKYADLSQNRITNYQFSFDRMLALQGNTAPYLLYAVVRIAGIARKGGDLAATTAQLQFSEPQEWSLVRELLKFDAVIAEVEEELLPNRLCSYLFELSQVFNRFYDQVPVLKADPEALASRLALCRLTADTLRLGLGLLGIATLDRM
- a CDS encoding DUF2062 domain-containing protein, with the translated sequence MRRLLRFSRIRMRRGVLWLWRQEGTPGQRARGLAAGMFCGCYPFFGLQIFLSVGVATLVRGNHLLAAAGTLVSNPLTYLPLYWFNYLVGCQLLGPGQAATNLAELNRSTLWAQGWDFTQRILLGSTVVGMVLAIASGWMAYRLFLRREALAVVNRGR
- the mnmE gene encoding tRNA uridine-5-carboxymethylaminomethyl(34) synthesis GTPase MnmE, whose amino-acid sequence is MAVPSTDTIAAVATAVAPGQGGIAVIRLSGPAAETAGRNVVHCPGRQEWGSHRVLYGHVINAEGQRLDEVLLVLMRGPRSFTGEDVVEIHCHGGVIAVQRVLEQVLGQPGVRRALPGEFSQRAVLNGRLDLTRAEAVSELVAARSRRAAELAMAGLDGGIQVQITGLRERLLDQLTELEARVDFEEDLPPLDGDALLQQLQAVRVELEQLVRDGERGDALRQGLRVALVGRPNVGKSSLLNRLSRRERAIVTDLPGTTRDLLESEIVLEGVPITLLDTAGIRSTDDAVEQLGIARSEEALATADVVLLVLDGHAGWTAEDAALLARIPEQIPRILVANKADLSAGSFPQPVDVHLSALEGTGEAALVQALLDRCGAAGTDGMLVALNQRQRDLAARAAEALARSQEVAAQQLPWDFWTIDLREAIRSLGEITGEELTEAVLDRVFSRFCIGK